From the candidate division KSB1 bacterium genome, one window contains:
- the recJ gene encoding single-stranded-DNA-specific exonuclease RecJ — protein sequence MNLQWEFITTAPETAVRQLSQTLAVPPIIARIMLNRGLDSMTSAREFFNVSLQHLHDPFLMADMQTAVERLAQALAHQERLLIYGDYDVDGTTATALSTLVFRTLGYEAPHYIPERLREGYGLSMAGIEKAHAAGVDLILAVDCGVTAHKEIQRARELGIDVIVCDHHQPAAQLPPANALLNPKRNDCPYPFKELCGVGVVFKLMQGLFRYLNRDEKELYRYLDLVAIGSAADIVPLVDENRIFVKHGLEQLNRTENTGLRALVQVCGLQKTAIDGGQVLFIIAPRINAVGRMGDARRAVSLLISQNENEALEIAQILDAENRERRSVDDETFREAVEMIQTQCDPQNDTAFVLHQEHWHPGVIGIVASRVVEKYFRPTVMIATANGMGKGSVRSIPGFDIYRALSQCADLLLAFGGHKYAAGLTIETEQIPALRRRLQEVAGRSLTPELLAPKLRIDGEIRLPEIETRLVNFLKALAPYGPQNMRPVFVSRGVRVSGAPQIVGNNHLRFHVKQDNKRFDCIGFGLGEKINLLNNSKGEIDLAYLIEENTYQGRTTLQLRIKDIR from the coding sequence ATGAATTTGCAGTGGGAATTTATCACCACCGCGCCGGAAACGGCGGTCAGACAATTGTCGCAAACGCTCGCGGTGCCGCCGATCATCGCACGCATCATGCTCAATCGCGGCCTCGATTCGATGACCAGCGCCAGGGAGTTTTTCAACGTCAGCTTGCAACACTTGCACGATCCGTTCCTGATGGCGGACATGCAAACCGCGGTGGAACGGCTGGCGCAGGCGCTCGCACATCAAGAGCGCTTGCTGATTTACGGCGACTACGACGTTGACGGCACGACGGCGACCGCATTGTCGACGCTGGTGTTTCGCACGTTGGGTTACGAAGCGCCGCATTACATCCCCGAGCGTTTGCGCGAAGGCTATGGCTTGTCGATGGCCGGCATTGAGAAAGCGCACGCCGCCGGTGTCGATCTCATTTTAGCGGTTGATTGCGGCGTGACGGCGCACAAGGAAATTCAACGCGCGCGCGAGCTTGGCATTGACGTGATCGTTTGCGATCATCATCAGCCTGCGGCCCAACTTCCTCCGGCCAACGCCCTGCTCAATCCCAAACGCAATGATTGCCCGTATCCCTTTAAAGAACTGTGCGGCGTCGGTGTGGTTTTCAAGCTCATGCAGGGTTTGTTTCGGTATTTAAATCGTGACGAAAAAGAGCTGTATCGTTACCTCGATTTGGTTGCCATCGGCAGCGCGGCGGATATCGTGCCGCTGGTGGACGAAAACCGGATTTTTGTTAAACACGGCCTGGAGCAGCTCAACCGCACTGAAAATACCGGGCTGCGTGCGCTCGTTCAGGTCTGCGGCTTGCAAAAAACGGCGATCGACGGCGGGCAGGTGTTGTTCATCATCGCCCCGCGCATCAACGCCGTCGGCCGCATGGGCGATGCCCGGCGTGCGGTGAGCCTGTTGATTTCGCAAAATGAAAACGAAGCGCTGGAAATTGCGCAAATTCTCGACGCCGAAAACCGCGAGCGCCGCAGCGTCGATGACGAAACGTTTCGCGAAGCGGTTGAGATGATCCAAACGCAATGCGATCCGCAAAATGACACGGCTTTCGTCTTGCATCAAGAGCATTGGCATCCCGGCGTCATCGGCATCGTCGCCTCGCGCGTGGTGGAAAAATATTTCCGGCCGACGGTGATGATCGCAACCGCCAATGGCATGGGCAAGGGTTCGGTGCGCAGCATTCCCGGCTTCGACATTTACCGCGCGTTGTCGCAATGCGCCGATTTGTTGCTGGCGTTCGGCGGACACAAATACGCCGCGGGCTTGACGATCGAAACCGAGCAAATTCCGGCGCTGCGGCGGCGTTTGCAAGAGGTGGCCGGCCGCTCGCTCACGCCGGAACTGCTCGCGCCGAAATTGCGCATCGACGGCGAGATTCGTTTGCCGGAAATTGAAACGCGGTTGGTCAATTTTCTCAAAGCCCTGGCGCCGTACGGTCCGCAAAACATGCGGCCGGTGTTTGTGAGCCGCGGCGTGCGCGTTTCCGGCGCGCCGCAAATCGTTGGCAACAACCATTTGCGGTTTCATGTCAAGCAAGACAATAAACGCTTCGATTGCATCGGCTTTGGCCTCGGCGAAAAAATCAATCTGTTGAACAACAGCAAGGGCGAAATCGATCTGGCGTATTTGATCGAAGAAAATACGTATCAGGGAAGAACGACGCTGCAATTGCGGATCAAAGATATTCGGTAA